In the Mycolicibacter sp. MU0102 genome, one interval contains:
- the hsdR gene encoding EcoAI/FtnUII family type I restriction enzme subunit R, whose protein sequence is MPPSVPRPAPGWRGGDHMKGDRQDNDAVPAPALSEEQLGALADEAERGYDAGRITRALGRPRIGAAPAVVLPVRLHAGLHAAAKRYAAAERTSVSELVRHAVLKYLESEAAELPEAASAKELSPGVAEAESGFDLAAVRARQRPQGRAEVVPIRVPPELKERLETRAHSERTSVSEIVRAALRALLGDPEPDPPTTAGAPQKKRPRPTEADTCRDYVLPRLEDAGWDDDQIVEQYAITDGRIVKIGSKHRRAAALRADYVLEYEPGVPIAVVEAKREYSTAGKGMQQAKNYAQLLDVPFAYSTNGVSIVEDDRNTGIECDNLPAFPSPEVLWARYREWKGIKDDSAADGLLAPFNRSLRNGDGTVKEPRYYQRTAINRAVEAILGGDKRLLLTMATGTGKTFVSMQIVWKLWNSQWVHGRHPRILYLADRNVLIDQPIEREFKPAFGDGEGSPIWKLKGTAKAGREIYFGLYQQLADSGDESNGMYRQFAPDFFDLVIVDECHRGSARAESSWRKILKHFSPATQLGMTATPKRDETADTYAYFGGAPLFEYSLAQGIEDGFLAPYRVRRVVLSPDAHGWAPDQGQLDLFGKEIPAGLYTTPDFERVVSLLSRTEAAAKHLTNYLRTTDRFAKTIVFCVNQEHADQMRRALHNANSDLTPQHPDYAVRIVSNEQEIGIGHLSRFCDTEAQFPVIATTSEMLSTGVDAPTVRNVVLFRTVGSMALFKQMIGRGTRLFPDEDKLSFDIIDYSGASALFSDPEFDGPPERVIEESINDEGDVVEDVVVEEPEPSFEPAPRPDDGEADIDPDDLPEPRAKFYVDDVEVFVTAEAVYELDPQTQRLRLVEYRDLVTETIRSLFPSANELRAKWASRLSRYEVLDMLAEHGIDADELAERAGLPDADPIDILVHLAWNQPLATRTDRARRVRKEHADFFTEFQPAAREVLEYLLDKYAEYGITELESPGVLQVPPLSALGTPVEIARRFGSPEAWRTAQTRLGELVYVA, encoded by the coding sequence TTGCCGCCGTCAGTACCTAGGCCTGCTCCCGGGTGGCGGGGAGGTGATCACATGAAAGGAGACAGGCAAGACAACGATGCCGTTCCCGCGCCTGCACTTTCGGAGGAGCAGCTCGGTGCGCTCGCGGACGAGGCTGAGCGTGGCTACGACGCGGGTCGCATCACTCGCGCGTTGGGGCGCCCGCGCATAGGAGCCGCACCAGCCGTCGTGCTACCCGTGCGACTACACGCCGGCCTGCATGCCGCCGCCAAACGGTACGCGGCTGCCGAGCGCACGTCGGTTAGCGAACTGGTTCGACATGCCGTGCTCAAGTACCTCGAATCCGAGGCCGCTGAGCTGCCAGAAGCCGCTTCCGCGAAGGAGCTATCGCCTGGGGTCGCCGAGGCGGAGTCGGGCTTTGACCTTGCTGCGGTCCGAGCCCGGCAGCGACCGCAGGGACGTGCCGAAGTCGTACCTATCCGTGTCCCGCCCGAACTCAAGGAACGGTTGGAAACGCGCGCCCATTCGGAGCGGACATCGGTCAGCGAAATCGTCCGGGCAGCCCTGCGCGCGCTGCTCGGCGATCCGGAGCCGGATCCGCCCACGACTGCGGGCGCTCCACAGAAGAAGCGCCCCCGCCCCACTGAGGCGGACACCTGCCGGGATTACGTCCTGCCGCGGTTGGAGGATGCGGGATGGGACGACGATCAAATCGTCGAGCAGTACGCCATCACCGACGGGCGGATAGTCAAGATCGGCTCCAAGCACCGGCGAGCCGCCGCGCTGCGAGCTGACTACGTGCTCGAGTACGAGCCGGGCGTACCGATCGCCGTTGTGGAAGCCAAGCGTGAGTACTCGACCGCTGGCAAAGGCATGCAGCAGGCGAAAAACTACGCGCAACTGCTTGACGTTCCCTTCGCCTACTCGACAAACGGCGTGAGCATCGTCGAAGACGACCGAAACACCGGCATTGAATGCGACAACCTGCCGGCGTTCCCGTCACCCGAGGTGTTGTGGGCTCGCTACCGGGAGTGGAAGGGGATCAAAGACGACTCCGCCGCTGATGGCCTGCTCGCTCCGTTCAATCGGTCATTGCGCAACGGCGACGGGACAGTTAAGGAGCCCCGCTACTACCAGCGGACCGCGATCAACCGTGCTGTCGAGGCAATCCTGGGCGGCGACAAGAGGCTGCTCCTCACGATGGCTACTGGAACCGGCAAGACCTTCGTGTCGATGCAGATCGTGTGGAAGCTCTGGAACAGTCAATGGGTCCACGGTCGGCATCCGCGCATCCTTTACCTGGCCGACCGGAATGTCCTTATCGACCAACCAATTGAGCGTGAGTTCAAGCCGGCGTTCGGCGATGGCGAGGGTTCGCCGATTTGGAAGCTGAAGGGTACGGCGAAAGCGGGCCGCGAGATCTACTTCGGCCTCTACCAACAACTTGCCGACAGCGGCGACGAAAGCAACGGCATGTACCGTCAGTTCGCGCCTGACTTCTTCGACCTCGTCATCGTCGATGAGTGTCACCGCGGCAGTGCCCGCGCCGAGTCTTCGTGGCGGAAGATCCTCAAACACTTCAGTCCAGCGACGCAGCTGGGCATGACTGCCACGCCGAAGCGAGACGAGACAGCCGATACGTATGCCTACTTCGGTGGCGCCCCGCTGTTCGAGTACTCGCTGGCGCAGGGCATCGAAGACGGGTTCTTGGCGCCCTACCGGGTACGCCGAGTCGTGCTCAGCCCGGATGCGCACGGCTGGGCGCCCGATCAGGGTCAGCTTGACCTGTTCGGCAAGGAGATCCCGGCTGGGCTTTACACGACACCAGATTTTGAGCGGGTGGTCTCACTGCTCAGCCGTACCGAGGCTGCCGCAAAGCACCTGACGAACTACCTGCGGACTACCGATCGGTTCGCCAAGACCATCGTGTTCTGCGTCAACCAGGAGCATGCCGATCAGATGCGCCGTGCCTTGCACAACGCGAATTCCGATCTCACACCGCAGCACCCGGACTATGCGGTCCGGATCGTCAGCAACGAACAGGAGATCGGCATCGGACACCTGAGTCGGTTTTGCGACACCGAGGCGCAGTTTCCGGTGATCGCGACCACCTCCGAGATGCTCTCCACCGGCGTGGACGCGCCGACCGTGCGTAACGTGGTCCTGTTCCGCACGGTCGGATCGATGGCGTTGTTCAAGCAGATGATCGGTCGCGGAACCCGGCTGTTCCCCGATGAGGACAAGCTCTCCTTCGACATCATCGACTACTCGGGCGCGAGCGCCCTGTTCAGTGATCCCGAGTTCGACGGACCACCCGAGCGTGTCATTGAAGAATCGATCAACGATGAAGGTGACGTCGTAGAGGATGTCGTCGTCGAGGAGCCCGAGCCGTCATTCGAGCCGGCACCGCGCCCTGACGACGGCGAAGCCGATATTGACCCCGACGATCTGCCCGAACCGCGCGCCAAGTTCTACGTCGACGATGTCGAGGTGTTTGTCACCGCAGAGGCTGTGTACGAACTTGACCCGCAGACTCAACGGCTGCGGCTGGTGGAGTACCGCGATTTGGTGACCGAGACTATTCGGTCGCTGTTTCCCAGCGCCAATGAGCTGCGGGCGAAGTGGGCCAGCCGGCTCAGTCGGTACGAGGTGCTCGACATGCTGGCCGAACATGGGATCGATGCAGACGAGCTTGCCGAGCGCGCCGGCCTGCCAGATGCCGACCCGATCGACATTCTCGTGCACCTGGCCTGGAATCAGCCGCTCGCGACGCGCACCGATCGGGCGCGGCGTGTCCGCAAGGAGCATGCGGACTTCTTCACGGAGTTTCAGCCGGCCGCCCGCGAGGTGCTTGAGTACCTGCTCGACAAGTACGCCGAGTACGGGATCACCGAACTGGAAAGCCCCGGCGTGCTCCAGGTGCCGCCGTTGTCGGCACTTGGTACGCCGGTCGAGATCGCGCGCCGGTTCGGCTCACCGGAGGCCTGGCGTACGGCACAAACGAGACTTGGAGAACTTGTATACGTGGCCTGA
- a CDS encoding dienelactone hydrolase family protein: protein MTAPEADLTGWVAEPFTGGGFTHDVYRKGEGPGVVLIPEIPGIHPGVLALGNHLVDNGFTVAIPSLFGEPGKAITPGYAATTIARACVTREFAAFATDKQRPVSQFLRALARDLNEKTPGKGVGVIGQCFTGGFALAAAVDDAVLAPVLSQPSVPIPLTLKQRRDPGLSEVELGVVADRAAGGGLCALGLRFSEDKMAPGDRFATLKARLGDAFEVIEIDSSSGNPHGLSRMAHSVLTDQVREVDGHPAYEARKRVVEFLTERLTSSEM, encoded by the coding sequence ATGACCGCACCCGAAGCAGACTTGACCGGATGGGTCGCCGAGCCGTTCACCGGCGGCGGATTCACCCACGACGTGTACCGCAAGGGCGAGGGGCCCGGCGTGGTGCTGATCCCGGAGATCCCGGGGATACACCCGGGGGTGCTGGCGCTGGGAAATCACCTGGTGGACAACGGGTTCACCGTCGCGATTCCCTCGCTGTTCGGCGAGCCGGGCAAGGCGATCACGCCGGGTTACGCCGCGACCACGATCGCCCGGGCCTGCGTGACCAGGGAGTTCGCCGCGTTCGCCACCGACAAGCAGCGGCCGGTCAGCCAGTTCCTGCGGGCGCTGGCCCGTGATCTCAACGAGAAGACTCCCGGCAAAGGCGTCGGCGTGATCGGGCAGTGCTTCACCGGCGGCTTCGCGCTGGCAGCCGCGGTCGACGACGCCGTGCTGGCCCCGGTGCTCAGCCAACCGTCCGTGCCGATACCGCTGACGTTGAAGCAACGCCGCGACCCGGGGCTCTCCGAGGTCGAGTTGGGCGTCGTTGCCGACCGGGCCGCGGGCGGCGGCCTGTGCGCGCTGGGCCTGCGGTTCAGCGAGGACAAGATGGCGCCCGGCGACCGCTTCGCGACGCTCAAAGCGCGGCTCGGGGACGCTTTCGAGGTGATCGAGATCGATTCCTCGTCGGGCAACCCGCACGGTCTGTCTCGGATGGCGCACTCGGTGCTCACCGACCAGGTTCGCGAGGTCGACGGTCACCCTGCCTACGAGGCGCGCAAGCGGGTGGTGGAATTCCTCACCGAGCGGCTGACGTCGTCGGAGATGTAA
- a CDS encoding magnesium chelatase subunit D family protein gives MQQLYPFPAVLGGDPDAPGGLDDMALALVLSAISPGIGGVLIRGEKGTAKSTLVRALAQVLPPIDVVAGDRFSSDPTEANPLSPDGPFPSDVAVETRPVRLVELPVGATEDRVVGSIHLERALSAGTVDFEPGLLARANRGILYVDEVNLLADHLVDLLLDAAAMGRLTVERDSVSVTHAARFVIVGTMNPEEGELRPQLLDRFGLTVEVSAPRDPALRAEAVRRRLAFDADPDGFTASYAAAQERLRARIRAAQKLLPQVALTDASLVKIGEICAAFDVDGLRGDIVCARTAVAHAAWQGRDAVTLEDLRVAARLALPHRRRRKPFDAPGLDDAELDELLPPEDSGPEPDPDGPGPDGPEPEGPPEGGNTTPTDQSGPPRSKPDSTSTVGADSPYRARLFSVDGVGEGRAGRRSRARTSSGRRVGATASGNTGGLHLFETLRAAAPHQGVRGRIGGRMILQANDLRRAVREGREANLVLFVVDTSGSMAAVERMRHVKTAILSLLLDAYRRRDRVAVVTFRDTKAELVLPATGSVEIAAVRLDELPAGGRTPLAEGLLEAAEVIRRERLREPACRPLLVVLTDGRATAGADPVQRSVLAADQLAGQGHSAVVVDCESGRMRLGLARTLAEHLRAEYVPLPQVSAEALTDVVRDATGRGAA, from the coding sequence ATGCAACAGCTGTACCCGTTCCCCGCTGTCCTCGGCGGCGACCCGGATGCCCCGGGCGGCCTCGACGACATGGCGCTGGCGCTTGTCCTGAGCGCGATCTCCCCCGGTATCGGCGGGGTGCTCATCCGCGGCGAGAAGGGCACCGCCAAGTCGACCCTGGTTCGGGCGCTCGCCCAGGTGCTGCCGCCCATCGACGTGGTGGCCGGCGACCGGTTCTCTTCCGATCCCACTGAGGCGAACCCGCTCTCCCCCGACGGCCCGTTCCCCAGCGACGTCGCTGTCGAGACCCGCCCGGTGCGGCTGGTGGAGCTGCCGGTCGGCGCCACCGAGGACCGGGTGGTGGGCTCCATCCACCTGGAGCGGGCGCTGAGCGCCGGCACGGTCGACTTCGAACCCGGGCTGTTGGCGCGCGCCAACCGCGGCATTCTCTACGTCGACGAGGTCAACCTGCTGGCCGACCACCTGGTGGACCTGCTGCTGGATGCCGCGGCGATGGGGCGGTTGACCGTGGAGCGTGACTCGGTCTCGGTGACCCATGCCGCCCGTTTCGTGATCGTCGGGACGATGAATCCCGAGGAGGGCGAACTGCGTCCGCAGCTGCTCGACCGGTTCGGGTTGACCGTCGAGGTGTCTGCGCCGCGCGATCCGGCGCTGCGGGCGGAGGCGGTACGGCGGCGGCTGGCGTTCGACGCCGACCCGGATGGTTTCACCGCGAGCTACGCCGCGGCCCAAGAGCGGTTGCGGGCCCGGATCCGTGCAGCCCAGAAACTGCTGCCGCAGGTGGCGCTCACCGACGCTTCGCTGGTCAAGATCGGTGAGATCTGTGCGGCGTTCGACGTCGATGGCCTGCGCGGCGACATCGTGTGTGCGCGCACCGCGGTCGCGCATGCGGCGTGGCAGGGACGCGATGCGGTCACGCTGGAGGATCTGCGGGTGGCCGCCCGGTTGGCCCTGCCGCATCGGCGACGACGCAAGCCGTTCGACGCGCCGGGTCTCGATGACGCCGAACTCGACGAGCTGCTGCCGCCGGAGGATTCCGGTCCCGAACCCGACCCGGACGGTCCGGGACCCGACGGTCCCGAGCCCGAGGGTCCGCCGGAGGGCGGGAACACCACACCAACCGACCAGAGCGGGCCGCCCCGGTCCAAGCCGGACTCCACGTCGACGGTGGGTGCCGACTCCCCTTACCGGGCACGGCTTTTCTCCGTCGACGGCGTGGGCGAGGGACGCGCCGGCCGGCGCAGCAGGGCCCGCACCAGTTCGGGTCGCCGGGTGGGCGCCACCGCGTCCGGTAACACCGGCGGACTGCACCTGTTCGAGACGCTGCGCGCCGCCGCGCCGCATCAGGGCGTCCGGGGCCGGATCGGCGGCCGGATGATCCTGCAGGCGAACGATCTTCGTCGGGCCGTCCGGGAAGGCCGGGAGGCCAACCTGGTGCTGTTCGTGGTCGACACCTCCGGGTCGATGGCCGCCGTCGAGCGGATGCGCCACGTCAAGACCGCGATCTTGTCGTTACTGCTGGACGCTTACCGGCGCCGTGACCGGGTAGCGGTGGTGACGTTCCGGGATACCAAGGCGGAGTTGGTGTTGCCGGCGACCGGGTCGGTGGAGATCGCCGCCGTCCGGCTCGACGAGTTGCCCGCCGGTGGCCGCACCCCGCTGGCCGAGGGCCTGCTGGAGGCCGCCGAGGTGATCCGCCGGGAGCGGCTGCGCGAGCCGGCCTGCCGACCGCTGCTGGTGGTGTTGACCGACGGCCGCGCAACCGCCGGGGCCGACCCGGTGCAGCGATCCGTGCTGGCTGCCGACCAGCTTGCCGGACAGGGTCATTCGGCGGTCGTGGTGGATTGCGAGAGCGGCCGGATGCGGCTCGGGTTGGCCCGCACGCTGGCCGAGCACTTGCGGGCCGAATACGTCCCGCTGCCGCAGGTCAGCGCCGAGGCACTGACCGACGTCGTCCGCGACGCCACCGGAAGAGGAGCCGCCTGA
- the cobO gene encoding cob(I)yrinic acid a,c-diamide adenosyltransferase, with protein MPQGQPLTVPDDNLTTRQRRNRPLLMVHTGDGKGKSTAAFGLALRGWNQGFNIGVFQFVKSAKWRVGEQSVLERLGALHAETGEGGPVQWHKMGSGWSWSRKAGGVEDHAGDAAEGWAQIKERLAAQTHDLYILDEFTYPMGWGWVDVEDVVETLANRPGHQHVVITGRRADPRLIEIADLVTEMTNIKHPMDTGQKGQRGIEW; from the coding sequence ATGCCGCAGGGACAACCGTTGACGGTGCCCGACGATAACCTCACCACCCGCCAGCGCCGCAACCGACCGCTGCTGATGGTGCACACCGGCGACGGCAAGGGGAAGTCCACTGCCGCGTTCGGATTGGCGCTGCGCGGCTGGAATCAGGGCTTCAACATCGGGGTCTTCCAGTTCGTGAAATCCGCGAAGTGGCGAGTCGGCGAACAGAGCGTGCTCGAGCGCCTGGGCGCACTGCACGCCGAGACCGGTGAGGGCGGCCCGGTGCAGTGGCACAAGATGGGCTCGGGCTGGTCGTGGAGCCGCAAGGCCGGCGGCGTCGAGGATCACGCCGGTGACGCCGCCGAGGGCTGGGCACAGATCAAGGAACGCCTGGCGGCGCAGACCCACGACCTGTACATCCTTGACGAGTTCACGTACCCGATGGGTTGGGGCTGGGTGGACGTCGAGGACGTGGTGGAGACGTTGGCCAACCGTCCGGGCCACCAACATGTCGTCATCACGGGCCGGCGCGCCGATCCGCGGTTGATCGAGATCGCCGACCTGGTCACCGAGATGACCAACATCAAGCACCCGATGGACACGGGCCAGAAAGGCCAGCGCGGCATCGAATGGTGA
- a CDS encoding cobyrinate a,c-diamide synthase gives MGVSLPRLVIAAPGSGHGKTTVAVGVMAALSARGLQVSGHKVGPDYIDPGYHALATGRPARNLDPYLVGTDRIVPLLLHGAAGADVAVIEGVMGLFDGRLGTDGEASTAHVAALTATPVMLVVDVSHASRTHAAVVTGLAGFDPAVRIAGVVLNKAGSARHADEVVAALRPSGIPVLGVLPRDADVQTPSRHLGLVPAAERDEAAAMAARLAELMEQHVDLDTLLAVARQAPELTGSAWDPAAEVSAASGRRPVVAVAAGRAFTFGYTETFELLRAAGCQVVTFDPLTDTCLPPDTAGVYLGGGFPEVYAEQLGANTALLAALRAAITAGVPTVAECGGLAYLCRRVGDDAGVGALPGDAAMTPRLTLGYREATAAADNLLARAGDRVTGHEFHRTQAVFDHAVSAAWQLPDGPDGFASASLHASYLHTHWAGYPGLAQRFADAVHGFSGPDLHHHGDVEAAPGLLDFAVNVYAGPRPDWLEHALHASLDAAVAYPETSAARAALAARHGRTAAEVLPTAGASEAFDLVARMRPWRAPVVVHPQYTGPHAALTAAGHSVGAVLCRADDGFTLHPDAVPEDADLVVVGNPTNPTGVLHPAPTLRQLLRPGRVVLVDEAFLDAIPGEPQTLSGETHSGLLVSRSLTKHWSIPGVRAGYLLGDPALLAEAARLQIPWSVSASALAAMLACSDERAAHESDCRAQQLAAWRAHLDEGLAAREVRSVAGVAPFVLAQVGRGVHTALRENGIAVRRADTFPGLDASWVRIAVRPPGLTDQLLAALDRTRR, from the coding sequence GTGGGCGTTTCCCTTCCCCGGCTGGTCATCGCCGCACCCGGATCCGGGCACGGCAAGACCACGGTGGCGGTCGGAGTGATGGCCGCGCTGTCCGCCCGCGGCCTGCAGGTCAGCGGACACAAGGTCGGCCCGGACTACATCGATCCCGGCTATCACGCGCTGGCCACCGGCCGGCCGGCCCGCAACCTGGATCCGTATCTGGTCGGCACCGACCGGATCGTGCCGTTGCTGCTGCACGGCGCCGCGGGCGCGGATGTCGCCGTGATCGAAGGCGTGATGGGGCTTTTCGACGGCCGCCTGGGCACCGACGGTGAGGCCTCCACCGCCCATGTCGCGGCGTTGACGGCAACGCCGGTGATGCTGGTCGTCGACGTCTCGCATGCCTCCCGGACGCATGCGGCGGTCGTGACGGGTCTGGCCGGTTTCGATCCGGCGGTGCGCATCGCCGGGGTGGTGCTGAATAAGGCCGGCAGCGCGCGGCACGCTGATGAAGTCGTTGCCGCGCTGCGCCCCAGCGGTATTCCCGTTCTCGGGGTGTTGCCCCGCGACGCGGATGTGCAGACGCCGTCGCGCCATCTCGGGCTGGTGCCGGCAGCCGAACGCGACGAGGCGGCCGCCATGGCCGCTCGGCTTGCCGAGCTCATGGAGCAGCACGTGGACTTGGACACGCTACTGGCGGTGGCGCGCCAAGCTCCGGAATTGACCGGTAGCGCTTGGGATCCGGCTGCTGAGGTCAGCGCCGCGTCCGGGCGCCGGCCGGTGGTGGCCGTCGCCGCGGGACGCGCCTTCACGTTCGGCTATACCGAGACTTTCGAACTGCTGCGCGCCGCCGGTTGCCAAGTGGTGACCTTCGACCCGCTCACCGACACGTGCCTTCCGCCCGATACCGCAGGGGTCTACCTGGGCGGCGGGTTCCCGGAGGTCTACGCCGAGCAGTTGGGCGCCAACACCGCGCTACTGGCTGCGCTGCGGGCGGCGATCACGGCGGGCGTGCCGACCGTCGCCGAGTGTGGCGGGCTGGCGTACCTGTGCCGCCGGGTGGGTGATGACGCCGGGGTCGGCGCACTGCCGGGCGATGCGGCGATGACCCCGCGCCTGACACTGGGCTATCGCGAGGCCACGGCGGCGGCCGACAATCTGCTGGCGCGGGCCGGAGATCGGGTCACCGGGCACGAATTCCACCGCACCCAGGCCGTTTTCGATCACGCCGTCAGCGCGGCCTGGCAGCTGCCCGACGGCCCGGACGGCTTTGCCTCCGCCAGCCTGCATGCGTCTTACCTGCACACCCACTGGGCGGGGTATCCCGGGTTGGCGCAGCGGTTCGCCGACGCGGTGCACGGTTTCAGCGGTCCGGATCTGCACCATCACGGCGATGTCGAGGCCGCGCCGGGTCTGCTCGATTTCGCAGTCAACGTCTACGCCGGGCCGCGCCCGGACTGGCTCGAGCACGCCTTGCATGCCTCCCTCGACGCGGCCGTGGCCTACCCCGAGACGTCAGCGGCCCGTGCCGCGTTGGCTGCCCGGCACGGTCGCACCGCCGCGGAGGTGCTGCCCACTGCGGGCGCGTCGGAGGCCTTCGACCTAGTGGCTCGAATGCGACCGTGGCGCGCCCCGGTGGTGGTGCATCCGCAGTACACCGGCCCGCATGCCGCGTTGACCGCCGCCGGTCACAGCGTCGGCGCGGTGCTGTGCCGGGCCGACGACGGCTTCACACTGCACCCCGATGCGGTGCCCGAGGACGCCGACCTCGTCGTCGTCGGTAACCCGACCAACCCCACCGGGGTGTTACATCCGGCCCCGACGCTGCGCCAACTGCTGCGCCCAGGCCGGGTCGTGCTGGTCGATGAGGCCTTCCTCGACGCGATCCCGGGTGAGCCGCAAACCCTCTCCGGGGAGACCCATTCGGGACTGCTGGTGAGCCGCAGCCTGACCAAGCACTGGTCGATCCCCGGAGTTCGCGCGGGATATCTGCTCGGCGATCCCGCGCTGCTCGCCGAGGCGGCACGGCTGCAGATCCCCTGGTCGGTGTCCGCATCGGCGCTGGCGGCCATGCTGGCCTGCTCGGATGAGCGGGCGGCGCACGAAAGTGACTGCCGGGCTCAGCAGTTGGCTGCCTGGCGGGCGCACCTGGATGAGGGACTCGCCGCGCGTGAAGTGCGGTCTGTGGCGGGTGTGGCTCCTTTCGTGCTGGCCCAGGTCGGCCGCGGGGTACATACAGCGTTGCGTGAGAACGGTATTGCGGTGCGACGCGCCGACACTTTTCCGGGCCTGGATGCCAGCTGGGTGCGGATCGCGGTACGGCCCCCGGGCCTGACCGATCAGCTGCTGGCCGCGCTCGACCGGACGCGGCGGTGA
- a CDS encoding cobalamin biosynthesis protein yields the protein MIAARALGLALGYAADRAWGDPRRLHPVAGFGTGALALERRTYRDNRATGVAHVLILVGGAVGLAYAGERAARNPLARTALTAAVTWAVLGGRSLEREAETVNAFLAAGDLDSARTQVRNLVGRDTTALGPDEIARAVVESVAENTSDAVVASFVWGAVAGVPGLVAHRAANTLDAMIGHRNARYDRFGWAAARLDDLLGLPASRLSGVLAAALGPDPAGALRAWRRDARYHPSPNAGVVEAAFAGALGLQLGGVNTYYGNRREDRARMGYGRAPAPSDIPRTTRLARRVGVGALLTAVAWCLTRG from the coding sequence GTGATTGCGGCCCGGGCACTCGGGCTGGCGCTCGGCTACGCCGCCGACCGCGCTTGGGGTGATCCGCGGCGACTGCATCCGGTCGCCGGGTTCGGGACGGGTGCGCTGGCGTTGGAGCGGCGGACTTACCGCGACAATCGAGCAACCGGGGTCGCCCACGTTCTGATACTGGTCGGCGGCGCCGTCGGGCTGGCGTACGCCGGTGAGCGTGCAGCCCGGAATCCGTTGGCGCGCACGGCGCTGACCGCCGCCGTCACCTGGGCGGTGCTCGGCGGCCGGTCCCTGGAACGCGAAGCCGAGACCGTGAACGCCTTCCTGGCCGCCGGCGACCTGGACTCGGCCCGGACCCAGGTCCGCAACCTGGTCGGCCGTGACACGACCGCGCTGGGACCCGACGAGATCGCGCGTGCGGTCGTCGAATCCGTGGCGGAGAACACCTCCGATGCGGTGGTGGCGTCGTTCGTATGGGGTGCGGTGGCGGGTGTTCCGGGTCTGGTCGCGCACCGCGCTGCCAACACACTGGATGCCATGATCGGGCACCGCAACGCCCGTTATGACCGGTTCGGCTGGGCGGCAGCACGATTGGATGACCTGCTGGGATTGCCGGCCTCCCGGTTGAGCGGTGTCCTGGCGGCTGCTCTGGGCCCTGATCCCGCCGGCGCGCTGCGGGCGTGGCGCCGCGACGCCCGGTATCACCCCAGCCCCAACGCCGGGGTGGTCGAGGCCGCCTTCGCCGGGGCGCTGGGGCTGCAACTTGGCGGGGTCAACACCTACTACGGAAATCGGCGTGAAGATCGCGCCCGGATGGGCTACGGTCGGGCGCCTGCGCCGTCCGACATTCCGCGGACGACGCGGCTGGCCCGGCGGGTGGGCGTGGGCGCCCTGCTCACCGCGGTGGCATGGTGCCTGACCCGAGGCTGA
- a CDS encoding GNAT family N-acetyltransferase, which translates to MADLDGVEFSSDAARVDRDWLWNELVEHTYWAKYRTRAMFDRQLDSAWRTVGAYRAGDGAMIGFCRAVSDGAAFAYLADVYVARDQRGREIGKGLLRTMIDEGPGRDFRWTLHTADAHGLYEQFGFAVPDATYMERPSRLAHIRD; encoded by the coding sequence GTGGCGGATCTCGACGGTGTTGAGTTCTCGAGCGATGCTGCGCGCGTGGATCGAGATTGGCTCTGGAACGAGCTCGTCGAGCACACCTACTGGGCGAAGTACCGCACCCGCGCCATGTTCGACCGTCAGCTCGACAGCGCGTGGCGCACGGTGGGCGCCTACCGGGCCGGCGACGGAGCAATGATCGGTTTCTGCCGCGCGGTCTCCGACGGTGCTGCCTTCGCCTACCTCGCGGACGTGTATGTCGCGCGCGATCAGCGGGGCCGCGAGATCGGCAAGGGCTTGCTGCGGACGATGATCGACGAGGGTCCCGGTCGCGACTTCCGGTGGACGCTGCACACCGCTGACGCGCATGGCTTGTACGAGCAATTCGGCTTCGCTGTGCCTGACGCGACATACATGGAGCGGCCGTCGCGGCTGGCGCATATCCGGGACTGA